A genomic segment from Candidatus Binatia bacterium encodes:
- a CDS encoding DUF2079 domain-containing protein, whose amino-acid sequence MALRAVRVLALALAAAALLLLVAITLGIPASLGVPLTRFREPTWALWVALALFVTAHDRPRDAWRRAIGRAGSILESGAFFSGMTVLALALYLLVSFRLHLSFHTFSHDFSMFDESLWWSHHGRFLYSPVLGRSYLTEHFSPILAALVPLHALIPSPWLLVALNALLLAAAVLPLRSLLDALDLPRATRNLACVVYLASPITTAALDYGFHVESFLPFLVFALYAAHRRGPGWLYAALVVAALAVKEDVGLYLVGMGAFLFVAEKRRLRGALTAAAGAAWVLAVVFLISPKLGGASPEYRFLSRWEHWGQGVSGVLGGMASRPAAVLLALAAPTYLLFFYRLAFTPFFTRWGWLLVVIPWVLGATSSSRPQATLGLYYGLPLLAFAGLAAARGVGALHGARSSPRPGSEAGGAVLAPVLAAIALVLNVAHFTILPIPPERGAVLSEIRRIPPRASVQAMPTLYPVLPYGQPKAVLMPGDSLTAEYVLLRTDTTAWPFSTAQVNALTARVIASGAYLPRFDRGGFRVLMRRS is encoded by the coding sequence GTGGCGCTGCGCGCGGTCCGCGTTCTCGCGCTGGCGCTCGCGGCGGCCGCTCTTCTCCTCCTCGTCGCGATCACGCTGGGCATCCCCGCGTCGCTGGGCGTGCCGCTCACCCGCTTTCGCGAGCCGACCTGGGCGCTCTGGGTCGCGCTGGCCCTGTTCGTCACGGCTCACGACCGGCCCCGCGACGCGTGGCGCCGCGCGATCGGGCGCGCGGGCTCGATCTTGGAATCGGGCGCCTTCTTCAGCGGCATGACGGTCCTCGCGCTCGCGCTCTACCTCCTGGTCTCGTTTCGCCTGCACCTCTCCTTTCACACCTTTTCCCACGACTTCTCGATGTTCGACGAGAGCCTCTGGTGGTCGCACCACGGCCGCTTCCTCTACAGCCCCGTCCTGGGCCGGAGCTACCTGACCGAGCACTTCTCGCCGATCCTGGCCGCGCTGGTCCCGCTGCACGCGCTCATCCCAAGCCCGTGGCTCCTGGTGGCGCTGAACGCGCTCCTCCTCGCGGCCGCCGTGCTCCCGCTGCGCTCGCTGCTCGACGCGTTGGACCTTCCGCGGGCGACGCGGAATCTCGCGTGCGTCGTCTACCTGGCTAGCCCGATCACGACGGCGGCGCTCGACTACGGCTTCCACGTCGAGTCCTTCCTGCCGTTCCTGGTTTTCGCGCTCTACGCGGCGCATCGTCGCGGGCCGGGCTGGCTCTACGCGGCGCTGGTCGTCGCGGCTCTGGCGGTCAAGGAGGACGTCGGGCTCTACCTGGTCGGGATGGGAGCGTTCCTGTTCGTGGCGGAGAAGCGGCGCCTGCGCGGCGCGCTGACCGCGGCGGCCGGTGCGGCGTGGGTCCTCGCCGTGGTGTTCCTCATCAGCCCGAAGCTCGGCGGAGCCTCGCCGGAATATCGATTCCTGTCCCGCTGGGAGCATTGGGGCCAGGGGGTCTCCGGAGTCCTGGGTGGCATGGCGAGCCGTCCCGCGGCGGTCCTCCTGGCCCTCGCCGCGCCCACGTATCTTCTCTTCTTCTACCGCCTGGCCTTCACCCCCTTCTTCACGCGGTGGGGATGGCTGCTCGTGGTCATCCCATGGGTCCTGGGCGCGACCTCCAGCTCGCGCCCGCAGGCCACCCTCGGCCTCTACTACGGACTGCCGCTTCTCGCGTTCGCGGGACTGGCCGCGGCGCGCGGGGTCGGGGCGCTCCACGGAGCCCGGAGCTCGCCGAGGCCGGGGAGCGAGGCGGGGGGCGCCGTCCTCGCTCCGGTTCTCGCGGCGATCGCGCTCGTCCTCAATGTCGCCCATTTCACCATCCTGCCCATTCCTCCGGAGCGGGGTGCCGTCCTGAGCGAGATCCGACGCATTCCGCCGCGCGCTTCGGTGCAGGCGATGCCCACGCTGTATCCCGTCCTGCCGTACGGGCAGCCCAAGGCCGTGCTGATGCCGGGCGATTCGCTCACGGCGGAGTACGTGCTCCTGCGAACCGACACGACGGCGTGGCCGTTCTCGACCGCGCAGGTGAACGCGCTCACCGCACGCGTCATCGCTTCCGGGGCGTACCTGCCGCGCTTCGATCGGGGCGGGTTTCGGGTGCTGATGCGGCGGTCGTGA
- a CDS encoding DinB family protein, translating to MNPQTTTDRFQKEIHTFLEETFDQVHGIYLDKGTSFFETLAGVSPAEASERATAGSGSVAAHVKHVSYYLRVLQQALRGETLGKLNWREIWEQDRPVSAEEWRAITEELRGELAGLRKLLEAPETWERDDTVGESMAVLAHTAYHLGAVRQALAVIRGREGAP from the coding sequence ATGAACCCGCAGACCACCACCGACCGGTTCCAGAAAGAGATCCACACCTTCCTCGAGGAGACCTTCGACCAGGTGCATGGGATTTACCTCGACAAGGGGACTTCGTTCTTCGAGACGCTCGCGGGCGTCTCGCCGGCGGAGGCGTCGGAGCGCGCGACGGCCGGTTCGGGCAGCGTCGCCGCCCACGTGAAGCACGTGTCCTACTACCTGCGGGTGCTGCAGCAGGCGCTGCGCGGGGAGACGCTGGGCAAGCTGAACTGGCGGGAGATCTGGGAGCAGGATCGGCCGGTCTCGGCCGAGGAGTGGCGCGCGATCACGGAAGAGCTGCGCGGAGAGCTGGCGGGCTTGCGGAAGCTTCTGGAGGCGCCCGAGACGTGGGAGCGGGACGACACGGTGGGGGAGTCGATGGCGGTCCTGGCCCACACGGCCTATCACCTGGGCGCGGTGCGCCAGGCGCTGGCCGTGATCCGCGGGCGGGAGGGAGCCCCCTAG
- a CDS encoding DUF1697 domain-containing protein — MTSYVALLRAVNLAGRNKVGMADLRAAAESLGYAEPRTLLQSGNLLLRGPARPDPVLERNLRDAARKKLGMEIDFFVRSAAEWQALVAENPFPREAKSDPGHLVAIALTGAPGRAELKALEQAIQGRERIRLSGRTAYAFYPDGIGRSKLTMALIEKKLGVRGTGRNWNTVLKLAALLNE; from the coding sequence GTGACCTCCTATGTGGCGCTCCTCCGGGCCGTCAACCTCGCCGGGCGCAACAAGGTCGGGATGGCCGACCTGCGCGCCGCAGCCGAGTCGTTGGGCTACGCCGAGCCGCGAACGCTGCTCCAGAGCGGCAATCTCCTGCTTCGCGGCCCCGCCCGGCCGGACCCGGTCCTGGAGCGCAACCTCCGCGACGCCGCAAGGAAGAAGCTGGGCATGGAGATCGATTTCTTCGTGCGCTCCGCCGCCGAGTGGCAGGCGCTGGTCGCGGAGAACCCCTTCCCGCGCGAGGCGAAGAGCGATCCGGGCCATCTCGTCGCGATCGCACTCACCGGCGCGCCCGGCCGCGCGGAGCTCAAGGCGCTGGAGCAGGCGATCCAGGGCCGCGAGCGCATCCGCCTGTCCGGCCGCACGGCGTACGCCTTCTACCCCGATGGCATCGGACGATCGAAGCTCACGATGGCGCTGATCGAGAAGAAGCTGGGCGTTCGCGGCACGGGCAGGAATTGGAATACGGTACTGAAGCTCGCCGCGTTATTGAACGAATGA
- the dnaX gene encoding DNA polymerase III subunit gamma/tau has product MNHLALARKYRPQRFADLVGQDPVRTTLERAVAANRVAHAYLFAGPRGSGKTTTARLVAKALNCERRKDGESEPCNQCHSCVEITSGTSLDVLEIDGASNRGIEEIRNLRENVKYAPSGGKSKVYIIDEAHQLTDFAWNALLKTLEEPPPHVRFVFATTEPLDVPDTIASRCQVFEFRRLRSEELVAHLETVAAAEKVKLDPEAAALIARASEGSVRDALSRLDQALSVAPEGVTADAVAQALGLGGLDPFFELGDAIAARSPKQALETMDRLYDGGMDVEEVADGLAHHLRQLMLIAVDRSLEKLVDAAPSDRERYAAQASRFHANDLSAMLALLLESRGDLRRAETPRALLEVALLELCTLPSASSIDELLRRLAALERRLGGEGGASAPGGVASAGTPAAAPRRPATAPPPQPAKPVPPRTTEAHAAGVPPFAGAVTVPDRPSPAAPAPLAAPAREIPAAPAGDVASSAGTSAEHGAERWKRIVDGVKERKLLLGTCLEEGTFLGVNGTAVRVALAPEHSFHKAMLEMKENREILNQEFERQFGRGATLACVVGDAFAATAAAERVRGELQADASAAGPEAAAAAPAARPAPGAPSIVQRIVEIFDGEILDLSGETGAPGNGVA; this is encoded by the coding sequence GTGAATCACCTGGCACTCGCCCGCAAGTATCGCCCGCAGCGCTTCGCCGACCTCGTCGGACAGGACCCCGTGCGCACCACCCTCGAGCGCGCGGTCGCCGCCAACCGCGTGGCCCACGCCTATCTCTTCGCCGGCCCCCGGGGCAGCGGCAAGACCACGACCGCCCGTCTCGTGGCCAAGGCGCTCAACTGCGAGCGCCGGAAGGACGGCGAGTCGGAGCCGTGCAACCAGTGCCACTCGTGTGTCGAGATCACGTCGGGCACGTCGCTCGACGTGCTCGAGATCGACGGCGCCTCCAACCGGGGGATCGAGGAGATCCGCAATCTCCGCGAGAACGTCAAGTACGCCCCCTCGGGCGGGAAGTCCAAGGTCTACATCATCGACGAAGCGCACCAGCTCACCGACTTCGCGTGGAACGCGCTCTTGAAGACGCTGGAAGAGCCGCCGCCGCACGTCCGCTTCGTCTTCGCCACGACCGAGCCGCTCGACGTGCCCGACACCATCGCCTCCCGCTGCCAGGTGTTCGAGTTCCGGAGGCTCCGGAGCGAGGAGCTGGTGGCGCATCTGGAAACGGTCGCCGCCGCGGAGAAGGTGAAGCTCGATCCCGAAGCCGCGGCGCTCATCGCGCGCGCGTCGGAGGGCTCGGTCCGGGACGCGCTCTCGCGCCTCGATCAGGCGCTCTCGGTCGCGCCGGAGGGGGTGACCGCCGACGCCGTGGCGCAGGCGCTCGGCCTGGGCGGACTGGATCCCTTCTTCGAGCTGGGCGACGCGATCGCCGCGCGCAGCCCGAAGCAGGCCCTCGAGACGATGGACCGCCTGTACGACGGCGGGATGGACGTGGAGGAGGTCGCCGACGGGCTCGCCCACCATCTGCGCCAGCTCATGCTCATCGCGGTGGACCGCTCGCTGGAGAAGCTGGTGGACGCCGCCCCCTCCGATCGCGAGCGTTACGCCGCGCAGGCCTCGCGCTTCCACGCGAACGACCTGAGCGCCATGCTCGCGCTCCTACTGGAGAGCCGGGGCGACCTGCGCCGCGCCGAGACCCCGCGCGCGCTGCTCGAGGTCGCCCTGCTCGAGCTGTGCACGCTTCCCTCGGCATCCTCCATCGACGAGCTGCTCCGGCGGCTCGCCGCGCTGGAGCGCCGCCTGGGCGGGGAAGGCGGCGCGAGCGCACCCGGCGGAGTCGCGTCGGCGGGGACGCCGGCCGCAGCTCCGCGGCGACCCGCGACGGCCCCGCCGCCACAGCCCGCCAAGCCGGTCCCGCCGCGGACCACCGAGGCGCACGCGGCCGGCGTCCCTCCGTTCGCCGGCGCGGTCACGGTTCCGGATCGCCCGTCCCCTGCAGCTCCGGCGCCCCTCGCAGCGCCGGCGCGCGAGATACCCGCGGCGCCAGCCGGGGACGTGGCTTCGTCCGCGGGCACGTCCGCGGAGCATGGCGCCGAGCGCTGGAAGCGGATCGTGGACGGCGTGAAAGAGCGTAAACTCCTCCTCGGGACCTGCCTCGAGGAAGGGACGTTCCTCGGCGTGAACGGCACCGCGGTCCGCGTGGCCCTCGCGCCGGAGCACTCCTTCCACAAGGCGATGCTCGAGATGAAGGAGAACCGGGAGATCCTGAACCAGGAATTCGAGCGGCAGTTCGGACGGGGCGCCACGCTCGCCTGCGTCGTGGGCGACGCCTTCGCGGCCACGGCCGCGGCCGAGCGCGTGCGCGGCGAGCTTCAAGCGGACGCGTCGGCGGCGGGGCCCGAGGCGGCCGCCGCGGCTCCCGCGGCTCGTCCGGCGCCGGGGGCGCCCTCGATCGTGCAGCGGATCGTCGAGATCTTCGACGGGGAGATCCTCGACCTGAGCGGCGAGACGGGCGCGCCGGGGAACGGAGTGGCATGA
- a CDS encoding cation diffusion facilitator family transporter, with the protein MTAPLQQTGDYARGMRSSLVGMGVNVLLAAGKLVAGILGTSYALVADAIESLGDVVGSIVVWRGLQIASRPPDHNHPYGHGKAEPIAAALVSVMLMAAGTGIAFQAAREIASPHRAPQPFTLAVVLGVVAIKEGMFRFVHRVGSETGSHAVRTDAWHHRSDAITSLAAAIGISIALIGGRGWERADAWAALFASAVIIVNGWRMLRPAVEELMDQSPSSGLAEETIHVAESHAGVYRIEKLLFRKMGLYYVADMHLEVHPEMTVRESHALAHDVKEDVQRRFPQIIEVTIHVEPARDLAGVPPAASGPA; encoded by the coding sequence GTGACAGCCCCGCTCCAACAAACCGGCGACTACGCGCGCGGGATGCGCTCCAGCCTGGTCGGGATGGGCGTGAACGTCCTGCTCGCGGCGGGAAAGCTGGTGGCCGGGATCCTCGGCACCTCCTACGCGCTGGTCGCCGACGCCATCGAGTCGCTGGGCGACGTGGTCGGCTCGATCGTCGTCTGGCGCGGGCTCCAGATCGCGAGCCGTCCTCCGGATCACAACCATCCCTACGGCCACGGCAAGGCGGAGCCGATCGCGGCCGCCCTGGTCTCGGTGATGCTGATGGCGGCCGGGACGGGGATCGCCTTCCAGGCCGCCCGTGAGATCGCCTCCCCGCACCGCGCGCCACAGCCCTTCACGCTGGCGGTCGTCCTGGGGGTCGTGGCGATCAAAGAGGGGATGTTCCGGTTCGTCCACCGCGTCGGGAGCGAGACCGGAAGCCACGCGGTCCGGACCGACGCCTGGCACCACCGGAGCGACGCCATCACCTCCCTGGCCGCCGCGATCGGAATCTCGATCGCCCTGATCGGCGGGAGAGGCTGGGAGAGGGCGGACGCCTGGGCGGCCCTGTTCGCGAGCGCGGTCATCATCGTGAACGGGTGGCGGATGCTGCGCCCCGCCGTCGAGGAGCTGATGGACCAGAGCCCCTCCTCGGGGCTGGCCGAGGAGACGATCCACGTGGCCGAGTCGCACGCCGGCGTTTACCGGATCGAGAAGCTTCTCTTCCGGAAGATGGGTCTCTACTACGTGGCGGACATGCACCTCGAGGTGCACCCGGAGATGACGGTCCGGGAGAGCCATGCCCTGGCTCACGACGTGAAGGAGGACGTGCAGCGCCGGTTTCCCCAGATCATCGAGGTCACCATCCACGTCGAGCCCGCGCGCGACCTCGCCGGGGTGCCGCCGGCCGCATCCGGCCCCGCCTGA
- a CDS encoding DUF5989 family protein, which translates to MSEPTNGEGGREFDRMASAKSGNLFGEVWAFLGHNKKWWLLPLIVVLVLVGALIVLSTTAVAPFIYTLF; encoded by the coding sequence ATGAGCGAACCAACGAACGGAGAAGGCGGGCGCGAGTTCGACCGCATGGCGTCGGCGAAGTCCGGAAACCTCTTCGGCGAGGTCTGGGCCTTCCTGGGCCACAACAAGAAGTGGTGGCTCCTGCCGCTGATCGTCGTCCTGGTGCTGGTGGGCGCCCTGATCGTGCTGAGCACGACCGCCGTGGCGCCGTTCATCTACACGCTGTTCTAG
- a CDS encoding SGNH/GDSL hydrolase family protein, translated as MASQPTPPASSQEPAPAYRRRPGLAVRLIALGLSVLFALLLLEGAVRVRQWLRYGTSKAEAVELVTDPATGLRIAKPNMDNGHVRTDSRGFRNPELAMPKPSNRVRLAFLGGSTTFCAEVSSNDATWPALVVRKIAARYPDVAFDFVNGGQPGYGTESSLKSLRLRIAPLQPDFVLYYEATNDLSTDTRELARARGLFHGDADKPSPLARVSSAYALVEKTLRYRSRSSGDASRPRLVYDADSLARGFETRLVELIRTARQTAPVCAIATFSHRVRRDQPPEVQRQACESSLYYAPYMSVPGLLDGWDAYNRAIAAAARETGAILIGGEDAIPGDGEHFADSVHFRDAGSALMADRVANALIASPEFNRLVATHRAGGKAPPS; from the coding sequence ATGGCGTCTCAACCGACCCCCCCGGCCTCGTCACAAGAGCCAGCCCCAGCCTACCGCCGCCGCCCCGGTCTCGCCGTACGTCTCATCGCTCTCGGCCTCTCCGTCCTGTTCGCCCTGCTCCTTCTGGAAGGCGCGGTCCGCGTGCGCCAATGGCTGCGCTACGGGACGAGCAAGGCCGAGGCGGTGGAGCTGGTCACCGATCCGGCCACCGGTCTCCGCATCGCCAAGCCGAACATGGACAACGGGCACGTCCGGACCGACTCGCGTGGGTTCCGGAATCCCGAGCTCGCCATGCCGAAGCCGTCCAACCGGGTCCGGCTGGCCTTCCTGGGCGGGTCCACCACCTTCTGCGCCGAGGTGTCGAGCAACGACGCGACCTGGCCCGCGCTGGTGGTGCGGAAGATCGCTGCGCGCTACCCCGACGTCGCCTTCGACTTCGTGAACGGAGGGCAGCCGGGATACGGCACCGAGTCCTCGCTCAAGAGCCTTCGCTTGCGGATCGCTCCGCTCCAGCCCGATTTCGTCCTCTATTACGAAGCGACGAACGACCTGAGCACCGATACGCGCGAGCTGGCGCGGGCGCGCGGCCTGTTCCACGGCGACGCCGACAAGCCGAGCCCGCTCGCCCGCGTCTCCTCGGCGTATGCCCTGGTGGAGAAGACGCTGCGCTATCGCAGCCGCTCCTCCGGCGACGCGTCCCGGCCGCGCCTGGTCTACGACGCGGACTCGCTCGCGCGGGGATTCGAGACGCGGCTGGTCGAGCTGATCCGGACGGCGCGCCAGACGGCGCCGGTCTGCGCCATCGCGACCTTCTCCCACCGGGTGCGGCGCGACCAGCCGCCGGAAGTGCAGCGCCAGGCGTGCGAATCCAGCCTGTACTACGCTCCCTACATGTCGGTGCCGGGATTGCTGGACGGATGGGACGCCTACAACCGCGCCATTGCCGCGGCCGCGCGCGAGACCGGCGCGATCCTGATCGGCGGGGAGGATGCGATTCCGGGGGACGGCGAGCATTTCGCCGACTCCGTCCATTTTCGGGACGCGGGCTCCGCGCTGATGGCCGATCGCGTCGCGAACGCGCTCATCGCCTCGCCGGAATTCAACCGTCTCGTGGCGACCCACCGCGCGGGCGGGAAAGCGCCCCCGTCGTGA
- a CDS encoding isoprenylcysteine carboxylmethyltransferase family protein, with protein MNPKRDHAGIFVPPPFLYAIPFAAGMLLHRTVGGDSFPASVAPAARIAGLVLIAAGILLALASEFLFARAGTSAIPIRPTQAIVTGGPYRFTRNPMYLSLAIDYVGLALAVGYAWPFAGLPVAILAVDRYAIPREERYLEGKFGDSYRRYRQSVRRWL; from the coding sequence ATGAATCCGAAGCGGGACCACGCGGGGATCTTCGTGCCGCCGCCCTTCCTCTATGCGATTCCCTTCGCGGCCGGGATGCTCCTCCATCGGACGGTCGGGGGCGATTCCTTTCCGGCCTCCGTCGCGCCGGCCGCGCGCATTGCCGGCCTCGTCCTGATCGCGGCGGGCATCCTCCTCGCCCTGGCCTCGGAATTCCTCTTCGCGCGCGCCGGAACGTCCGCCATTCCGATCCGGCCGACCCAGGCGATCGTGACCGGGGGGCCGTATCGCTTCACCCGGAATCCGATGTACCTGTCCCTCGCCATCGACTACGTCGGGCTCGCGCTGGCGGTGGGCTATGCCTGGCCCTTCGCGGGACTCCCGGTCGCGATCCTCGCGGTGGACCGCTATGCCATCCCGCGCGAGGAGCGCTACCTGGAAGGGAAGTTCGGCGATTCGTACCGTCGGTACCGCCAGTCCGTACGGCGCTGGCTGTGA
- the tadA gene encoding tRNA adenosine(34) deaminase TadA — protein MASADDERFLEAALAEAHAAQDDGEVPIGAVVVLRGRIIGRGRNRVEATQDPTAHAEIIAIGAASQTLKSWRLDEAALYVTLEPCHMCAGAIVLARLARLVYGARDPKAGACGSLAMVPQDLRLNHRVEVVPGVLADECGALLAGFFRKRRSTANNRLENGL, from the coding sequence GTGGCGAGCGCCGACGACGAGCGCTTCCTCGAGGCCGCGCTCGCCGAGGCGCACGCGGCCCAGGACGACGGCGAGGTTCCGATCGGGGCCGTCGTCGTGCTGCGCGGCCGCATCATCGGCCGCGGGCGGAACCGCGTCGAAGCCACGCAGGATCCCACCGCGCACGCCGAGATCATCGCGATCGGGGCGGCCTCCCAGACGCTCAAGTCCTGGCGCCTGGACGAGGCCGCCCTCTACGTCACCCTCGAGCCGTGCCACATGTGCGCGGGTGCGATCGTCCTCGCGCGGCTGGCGCGCCTGGTCTACGGCGCGCGTGATCCCAAGGCCGGCGCGTGCGGCTCGCTGGCCATGGTTCCGCAAGACCTGCGGCTCAATCACCGCGTCGAAGTGGTGCCCGGCGTGCTCGCCGACGAATGCGGCGCGCTGCTCGCGGGCTTCTTCCGTAAGCGCCGCTCCACGGCCAACAACCGCCTGGAAAACGGCCTCTGA
- a CDS encoding SxtJ family membrane protein, with protein MSMIEINRNPSPKDLRVFGLLLIVFTALLGAMFLWRTHSMPVARNVWYAGGALSALYFVLPPLRKPIFLGWTYATFPIGFVISHVILGFVYFVVFTLVGLVMRLVGYDPMQRKLDPSAKSYWVAHDPGTSVERYFRQS; from the coding sequence ATGAGCATGATCGAGATCAACCGGAACCCCAGCCCCAAGGACCTCCGGGTCTTCGGACTGCTGCTGATCGTCTTCACGGCGCTGCTCGGCGCGATGTTCCTCTGGCGCACCCATTCGATGCCGGTGGCGCGGAACGTGTGGTACGCCGGCGGCGCGCTCAGCGCCCTCTACTTCGTGCTGCCGCCGCTCCGGAAGCCGATCTTCCTGGGCTGGACCTACGCGACGTTCCCGATCGGCTTCGTGATCTCGCACGTCATTCTCGGCTTCGTCTACTTCGTGGTGTTCACCCTGGTGGGTCTGGTGATGCGGCTGGTCGGGTACGATCCGATGCAGCGGAAGCTGGATCCCTCGGCCAAGTCCTACTGGGTCGCGCACGATCCCGGCACCAGCGTCGAGCGCTACTTCCGCCAATCCTGA
- a CDS encoding nuclear transport factor 2 family protein: MGSAEPTVDPTTPGERLEVEDAITALFIATDEKDWAGVRACLADDVLFDMSSLTGTPPASVSADSIVEGWKQGLAPIEAIHHQVGNFRVRVQGDEAEATCYGIAYHYRPNFSGKNTRVFVGTYDFHLTCAWGKWRIDRFRFQVKFVDGNLELEKM; the protein is encoded by the coding sequence GTGGGAAGCGCAGAACCCACGGTCGATCCGACCACCCCGGGCGAGCGGCTCGAGGTCGAGGATGCGATCACGGCCCTGTTCATCGCCACCGACGAGAAGGACTGGGCGGGAGTGCGGGCCTGTCTTGCGGACGACGTGCTCTTCGACATGTCGAGCCTGACAGGCACGCCGCCCGCTTCGGTGTCCGCGGACTCGATCGTCGAGGGGTGGAAGCAGGGGCTTGCGCCGATCGAGGCGATCCACCATCAGGTGGGGAATTTCCGGGTGCGCGTCCAGGGCGATGAGGCGGAAGCCACGTGCTACGGCATCGCCTATCACTACCGCCCGAATTTCTCGGGAAAGAACACGCGCGTGTTCGTGGGCACGTACGATTTCCATCTGACCTGCGCGTGGGGGAAGTGGCGGATCGATCGCTTCCGCTTCCAGGTCAAGTTCGTGGACGGCAATCTCGAGCTGGAGAAGATGTAG
- a CDS encoding carbamoyltransferase: MTRILGISAFYHDSAAALIVDGEIVAAAQEERFTRKKHDPEFPVRAVEYCLREAGITAGQLDYVGFYDKPILKFDRLLETYLAYAPSGFRSFLQAMPVWLRKKLYLKRELNRGLGGGYRKRYVFTEHHESHAASAFFPSPYEEAAILTLDGVGEWATASYGYGRGNKIHLTHELRFPHSLGLLYSAFTYFCGFRVNSGEYKLMGLAPYGEPKYADFIRTKMIDLKEDGSFRMDLSYFNYCQGLTMTSKKFDQAFGGPPRKPESPLTQREMDLAASIQRVTEEIMMRCARHLHRETGMKNLCLAGGVALNCVGNGKILRDGPFENIWIQPAAGDAGGALGVALFIEHQLLDRPRRVERLDRQRGSLLGPRFDSQEVRAFLDRVGAKYRRIENDDELCGYVAGQIASEKVVGWCQGRMEFGPRALGSRSILGDARSEQMQKVMNVKIKFRESFRPFAPSVLQERVAEFFEVRPEEPSPYMLLTSPVRETIRLKTNGDGLTGIDKLKVKRSSVPAITHVDYSARMQTVDKDRHGRYYKLLKSFEAETGCPVIINTSFNVRGEPIVCRPEEAYRCFLATNMDVLVLEDCVLHKEDQPESAKPKVEEYLAQFKLD; this comes from the coding sequence ATGACCCGAATTCTAGGCATCTCGGCCTTCTATCACGACTCCGCCGCCGCCCTCATCGTGGACGGCGAGATCGTGGCGGCCGCCCAGGAAGAGCGCTTCACGCGCAAGAAGCACGACCCGGAGTTCCCGGTTCGCGCGGTCGAGTACTGCCTGCGCGAGGCGGGGATCACGGCCGGCCAGCTCGACTACGTCGGCTTCTACGACAAGCCGATCCTCAAGTTCGACCGCCTGCTGGAAACCTACCTCGCCTACGCCCCCTCCGGCTTCCGGTCCTTCCTCCAGGCGATGCCGGTCTGGCTGCGGAAGAAGCTCTACCTGAAGCGCGAGCTGAACCGCGGGCTGGGCGGCGGATACCGGAAGCGCTACGTCTTCACCGAGCACCACGAGTCGCACGCCGCGAGCGCCTTCTTCCCCTCCCCGTACGAAGAGGCGGCCATCCTCACCCTGGACGGCGTGGGCGAGTGGGCCACCGCGAGCTACGGCTACGGCCGCGGAAACAAGATCCATCTCACGCACGAGCTGCGCTTCCCGCACTCGCTCGGGCTTCTCTACTCCGCGTTCACCTACTTCTGCGGCTTCCGCGTCAATTCCGGCGAGTACAAGCTGATGGGGCTGGCCCCCTACGGCGAGCCGAAGTACGCCGACTTCATCCGGACGAAGATGATCGACCTCAAGGAGGACGGCTCCTTCCGGATGGACCTGTCGTACTTCAACTACTGCCAGGGCCTGACCATGACGTCGAAGAAGTTCGACCAGGCCTTCGGCGGTCCGCCGCGGAAGCCCGAGAGTCCGCTCACGCAGCGCGAGATGGACCTGGCCGCCTCGATCCAGCGCGTCACCGAGGAGATCATGATGCGCTGCGCGCGCCATCTCCATCGCGAGACGGGGATGAAGAACCTCTGTCTCGCGGGCGGCGTCGCGCTGAACTGCGTCGGGAACGGGAAGATCCTCCGCGACGGCCCCTTCGAGAACATCTGGATCCAGCCTGCCGCCGGCGACGCGGGCGGTGCCCTGGGCGTCGCACTCTTCATCGAGCACCAGCTCCTGGACCGCCCGCGCCGCGTGGAGCGGCTGGACCGCCAGCGCGGATCGCTGCTGGGTCCGAGGTTCGACTCCCAGGAGGTGCGCGCGTTCCTCGATCGGGTGGGGGCCAAGTACCGCCGCATCGAGAACGACGACGAGCTGTGCGGCTACGTCGCGGGCCAGATCGCCTCGGAGAAGGTGGTCGGATGGTGCCAGGGGCGGATGGAGTTCGGCCCCCGCGCGCTCGGCAGCCGGAGCATCCTGGGCGACGCCCGCAGCGAGCAGATGCAGAAAGTCATGAACGTGAAGATCAAGTTCCGCGAGTCGTTCCGCCCGTTCGCGCCCTCGGTGCTGCAGGAGCGCGTGGCGGAGTTCTTCGAGGTGCGTCCCGAGGAGCCGAGCCCCTACATGCTGCTCACCTCCCCGGTGCGGGAGACGATCCGCCTCAAGACCAACGGCGACGGGCTGACCGGGATCGACAAGCTCAAGGTGAAGCGCTCGAGCGTCCCCGCGATCACCCACGTCGACTACTCGGCGCGCATGCAGACCGTGGACAAGGACCGCCACGGCCGATACTACAAGCTGCTCAAGAGCTTCGAGGCCGAGACCGGCTGCCCCGTCATCATCAACACGTCCTTCAACGTGCGCGGCGAGCCGATCGTCTGCCGCCCGGAAGAGGCGTATCGCTGCTTCCTCGCGACCAACATGGACGTGCTGGTCCTGGAGGATTGCGTGCTCCACAAGGAGGACCAGCCCGAGAGCGCCAAGCCGAAGGTCGAGGAATACCTGGCGCAGTTCAAGCTGGACTGA